From Aristaeella lactis, the proteins below share one genomic window:
- a CDS encoding L-threonylcarbamoyladenylate synthase has translation METALLKPSPETYSLASDILRGGGLVAFPTETVYGLGANALDSDAVLSVFAAKGRPADNPLIVHIHDQSQLEPLCVLPEGAQALMDAFWPGPLTILCEKKPAVPDVVTAGLPTVAVRMPSHPVARDLLIACGLPIAAPSANSSGRPSPTTAAHVLEDMNTKIPLIIDGGMCDVGVESTVLDLCHGEPVVLRPGGITPGMISHVLGCEVKVAGSVLRPLRENETALSPGMRYKHYAPHAVVTLVEGPESRVVPLLRKLYSQQEAEGVKSCVLCFTEHVSELAECHPHDIGSSADPSEIAHRLFDILRKLDEEGMEAVFSEVIPPEGVGLAVMNRLGRAAAFRTLQA, from the coding sequence TTGGAAACTGCTCTACTGAAACCGTCTCCCGAAACCTATTCCCTCGCGTCTGATATCCTGCGCGGTGGCGGGCTGGTAGCTTTTCCCACGGAAACGGTTTACGGTCTCGGTGCCAACGCGCTGGACAGCGATGCTGTGCTCTCTGTTTTTGCGGCAAAAGGCCGGCCAGCTGACAATCCCCTGATCGTGCATATTCATGACCAGTCGCAGCTGGAGCCCCTCTGTGTCCTTCCTGAAGGCGCGCAGGCGCTGATGGATGCCTTCTGGCCCGGTCCCCTTACCATTCTCTGTGAAAAGAAACCGGCTGTACCGGATGTGGTTACCGCCGGCCTGCCGACGGTCGCTGTCCGCATGCCCTCCCATCCTGTTGCCCGCGATCTTCTCATAGCCTGCGGCCTGCCCATTGCCGCCCCTTCGGCCAACAGTTCAGGGCGTCCCAGTCCCACCACAGCTGCCCACGTGCTGGAGGATATGAATACAAAGATCCCGCTGATCATTGACGGCGGTATGTGTGACGTCGGTGTGGAATCCACCGTGCTGGATCTCTGTCACGGAGAACCGGTGGTCCTTCGTCCCGGCGGCATCACTCCCGGCATGATCTCCCACGTCCTGGGATGTGAAGTAAAGGTCGCCGGCAGCGTGCTCCGGCCTCTTCGGGAGAACGAGACTGCCCTTTCTCCGGGCATGCGCTATAAGCACTATGCTCCCCATGCGGTTGTAACCCTGGTGGAAGGACCTGAATCCAGGGTGGTTCCCCTGCTCCGGAAACTGTACAGTCAGCAGGAAGCCGAGGGCGTAAAATCCTGTGTGCTGTGCTTTACAGAGCATGTCAGTGAACTTGCGGAATGTCATCCCCATGATATCGGATCCTCGGCTGATCCATCCGAGATTGCACACAGGCTCTTCGATATTCTTCGTAAACTGGATGAGGAAGGTATGGAAGCCGTCTTCAGTGAGGTGATCCCTCCTGAAGGCGTTGGCCTGGCCGTCATGAACCGGCTCGGCCGCGCGGCCGCCTTCCGTACTCTTCAGGCATAA
- a CDS encoding glucose-6-phosphate isomerase: protein MNEWNNLDKLSSYQDLQKAGRVDLTKVMAGQEGSDRVGKYQAPMAAGLRFNYAAKQVDDDILKGLCKLAEEAQLASKFEELYNGAVINTGEKRLVLHHLTRGQLGGTVNADGKDKRAFYTEQQEKIAAFAKKVHNGEILNEKGEKFTTVVQIGIGGSDLGPRAMYLALENWARKNNTCLMEAKFISNVDPDDAANVLAGIDPSRTIFILVSKSGTTLETLTNESFVKDALKNAGLDASKHMIAVTSETSPLAGNSDYLAAFFMDDYIGGRYSSTSSVGGAVLSLAFGPEVFARFLKGAAEADKLSAGTDPMQNAAMLDALIGVYERNVLGYPATAVLPYSQALSRFPAHLQQLDMESNGKSVNRRGEPVDYPTGPIIFGEPGTNGQHSFYQLLHQGTDIIPLQFIGFVNSQAETDVTIQGSTSQQKLCANVAAQIMAFACGKQDENRNKNFAGNRPSSIIIGDKLTPEALGALLSHYENKVMFQGFLWNLNSFDQEGVQLGKVLAKRVLAHETDGALKAFSDLLKI, encoded by the coding sequence ATGAATGAATGGAATAACCTGGACAAGCTTTCATCCTATCAGGACCTGCAGAAGGCGGGACGTGTTGACCTGACGAAAGTCATGGCAGGACAGGAAGGAAGCGACAGAGTCGGAAAGTACCAGGCCCCGATGGCCGCAGGCCTGCGTTTCAACTATGCCGCGAAACAGGTGGATGACGATATCCTCAAAGGCCTGTGCAAACTGGCTGAGGAAGCGCAGCTGGCTTCCAAGTTTGAGGAACTGTACAACGGCGCTGTGATCAACACCGGAGAGAAGCGGCTGGTGCTGCATCACCTGACCCGCGGACAGCTGGGCGGCACCGTCAACGCAGACGGCAAAGACAAGCGCGCGTTCTACACCGAACAGCAGGAGAAGATTGCCGCCTTCGCAAAGAAGGTTCATAACGGCGAGATCCTGAACGAAAAAGGCGAGAAGTTCACCACAGTCGTGCAGATCGGTATCGGCGGAAGCGACCTGGGTCCCCGGGCCATGTACCTGGCACTGGAAAACTGGGCGAGGAAGAACAACACCTGTCTGATGGAAGCAAAATTCATCAGCAATGTGGACCCTGATGACGCTGCCAATGTGCTGGCGGGAATCGATCCTTCCCGCACGATCTTTATCCTGGTCTCCAAATCCGGTACCACACTGGAAACCCTGACCAATGAATCCTTTGTGAAGGACGCGCTGAAAAACGCGGGCCTTGACGCTTCAAAGCACATGATTGCCGTGACCAGCGAAACCTCTCCGCTGGCAGGCAACAGCGATTACCTGGCCGCTTTCTTCATGGATGACTATATCGGCGGACGGTATTCCTCCACCTCTTCTGTGGGCGGCGCGGTGCTTTCCCTGGCATTCGGACCTGAAGTATTTGCCCGTTTCCTGAAAGGAGCAGCTGAAGCGGATAAGCTTTCCGCCGGAACCGATCCCATGCAGAACGCTGCTATGCTGGATGCCCTGATCGGCGTGTATGAGCGGAATGTGCTTGGCTATCCGGCCACCGCCGTACTGCCTTACTCCCAAGCCCTGAGCCGGTTCCCTGCGCACCTGCAGCAGCTGGATATGGAATCCAACGGCAAGAGCGTAAACAGAAGGGGAGAACCCGTGGATTATCCCACCGGACCCATCATCTTCGGTGAACCCGGTACCAACGGCCAGCATTCCTTCTATCAGCTCCTGCACCAGGGAACCGATATCATTCCGCTGCAGTTCATTGGATTTGTAAACAGCCAGGCTGAAACGGACGTAACAATCCAGGGCAGCACAAGCCAGCAGAAGCTGTGCGCCAACGTGGCCGCCCAGATCATGGCTTTTGCCTGCGGCAAGCAGGATGAGAACCGGAACAAGAACTTTGCCGGCAACCGGCCCAGCAGTATCATCATCGGTGACAAGCTGACGCCTGAAGCACTTGGCGCCCTGCTGTCCCACTATGAAAACAAGGTCATGTTCCAGGGCTTCCTGTGGAACCTGAACAGCTTTGACCAGGAAGGCGTACAGCTGGGCAAAGTGCTCGCGAAACGCGTACTCGCCCATGAAACAGACGGCGCGCTGAAGGCGTTCAGCGACCTGCTGAAAATCTGA
- the rpsI gene encoding 30S ribosomal protein S9, translated as MAKVEYSAVGRRKKAVARVRLVAGDGKVTINKRDIDTYFGLETLKMTVRQPLTLTNTGSFDVVVNVNGGGLTGQAGAIRHGISRALCKADPELRGTLKKAGLLTRDPRMKERKKYGLKAARRAPQFSKR; from the coding sequence ATGGCTAAGGTAGAATACAGTGCGGTTGGTCGCCGTAAGAAAGCCGTTGCCCGCGTCCGTCTGGTTGCCGGCGATGGCAAAGTCACGATCAACAAGCGTGATATCGATACTTATTTCGGTCTGGAGACCCTGAAGATGACCGTTCGTCAGCCCCTGACCCTGACCAACACCGGCAGCTTTGATGTTGTGGTGAACGTCAACGGCGGCGGACTGACCGGACAGGCCGGCGCAATCCGTCACGGCATCAGCCGTGCGCTGTGCAAGGCTGATCCGGAACTGCGCGGCACCCTGAAGAAGGCCGGCCTGCTGACCCGCGATCCTCGTATGAAGGAGCGCAAGAAGTACGGTCTGAAAGCAGCCCGTCGTGCTCCCCAGTTCAGCAAGCGCTGA
- the rplM gene encoding 50S ribosomal protein L13 translates to MKTFIPKAADIDRKWYVVDADGMVLGRLASQVANILRGKNKPIYTPNMDTGDYVIIINASKAVLTGKKLDQKVYYHHSGYAGGLKETKYRKLMAEKPEFAVRRAVVGMLPKGPLGRQMAKKLKVYAGAEHDQAAQKPEVLDLK, encoded by the coding sequence TTGAAGACATTTATTCCTAAGGCTGCTGACATCGACCGCAAGTGGTACGTTGTCGACGCGGACGGGATGGTTCTGGGCCGGCTGGCCAGCCAGGTTGCCAACATCCTTCGCGGCAAGAACAAGCCGATTTATACCCCCAACATGGATACCGGTGACTATGTGATCATCATCAACGCTTCCAAGGCTGTCCTGACCGGCAAGAAGCTGGATCAGAAAGTCTACTATCATCACAGCGGATATGCCGGCGGCCTCAAAGAGACCAAGTACCGCAAGCTGATGGCTGAAAAGCCCGAGTTTGCTGTCCGCCGCGCTGTGGTTGGCATGCTGCCCAAGGGACCCCTGGGACGGCAGATGGCCAAGAAGCTTAAGGTTTATGCCGGAGCCGAGCATGATCAGGCCGCTCAGAAGCCTGAAGTGCTGGATCTGAAGTGA
- a CDS encoding HAD family hydrolase — translation MWQDHRKEKEKSMIRNIVFDMGQVILTFDPKHFMDREQINDPEDRKLILNELFLSVEWAQMDAGTLTEETAEPLILKRFPERLKETVRNLLYNWAYPRETIPGMEDIVKGLKDAGYSIYLLSNASKAQHQYWPLVPVSEYFDGKLISCDVKVVKPCHRIYELFTEKFDLNPEECIFIDDATANVAAAIACGWQGIVFHGDAAELKQKLRKAGVRI, via the coding sequence GTGTGGCAGGACCACCGGAAAGAAAAGGAAAAGAGCATGATCCGGAACATTGTATTTGATATGGGACAGGTTATCCTGACATTTGATCCGAAACATTTTATGGACCGGGAACAGATCAATGATCCGGAAGACAGGAAACTGATCCTGAACGAGCTGTTTCTTTCAGTTGAGTGGGCACAGATGGACGCCGGTACCCTGACAGAGGAAACCGCTGAACCGCTTATCCTGAAACGCTTTCCGGAAAGGCTGAAGGAAACGGTGCGGAATCTGCTGTATAACTGGGCATATCCCCGCGAAACGATCCCGGGAATGGAAGACATCGTCAAGGGCCTGAAGGATGCCGGTTACAGCATCTACCTGCTCAGCAACGCCAGCAAGGCACAGCATCAGTACTGGCCCCTGGTTCCGGTGAGCGAATACTTTGACGGGAAACTGATCTCATGCGATGTGAAGGTGGTCAAGCCCTGCCACAGAATCTATGAACTGTTTACAGAAAAGTTTGACCTGAATCCGGAAGAATGCATCTTCATTGATGACGCCACCGCCAATGTCGCGGCTGCCATTGCCTGCGGCTGGCAGGGAATCGTATTTCACGGAGACGCTGCAGAACTGAAGCAAAAACTCAGGAAAGCCGGAGTCAGGATCTGA
- a CDS encoding ABC transporter permease, with protein sequence MLRSKKGQPFYKDFWFWVKILIFVVFLLFLVYPFYTLVVNSFFSSKADGVTLYNFQRFFQKKYYYQALGNSLKISLIPTLISVLIGVPMAYLQTRYNIAGKTFWHVLIILSLMCPPFLGAYSWIILFGNAGIVTQFMSNLFGFQMPTIYGQGGICAVFTLKLFPYVYLYVSGAMGSIDRSVEECAENLGSGKLRRLLTVTVPVVLPSIAAGALMVFMTALADYGTPGILAGGDFRTLPTLIYNEYLSETGGNANLASAISMIIVIISLLILFIQKAWVAKRNYTMSALRPPQIIEYKGYKRFLVTLPVAIVSLIAFIPQMVVVLCSFVKTNYSNFVFEEGFTLEHYAELSRSLTSQIKNTFVFSTVAIVIILILGILMSYVIVRRRGKTGGALDMLMMAPYVIPGSVLGLCYIVAFNNLGRTPEGTVIKLTGTAAIIIISMIIRKMPYTVRSGSAYLMQMDPSVEEASINLGVSPMKTFIRVTARLMLPGVLSGAIISWVTCINELSTSIMLYTGKTMTITIAAYTNIVRNSVGTGAALASILTLTSGVLLIIVFRASKGKVSFV encoded by the coding sequence ATGCTGAGAAGCAAAAAGGGCCAGCCTTTCTATAAGGATTTCTGGTTCTGGGTCAAGATCCTGATCTTTGTCGTGTTCCTGCTGTTCCTGGTTTATCCCTTTTATACGCTGGTGGTTAACAGTTTCTTCTCCTCCAAGGCAGATGGAGTGACATTGTACAATTTCCAGCGGTTCTTCCAGAAGAAATACTATTACCAGGCACTGGGAAACAGCCTGAAGATCAGCCTGATCCCCACACTGATCTCCGTACTGATCGGCGTTCCGATGGCCTATCTCCAGACGAGATACAACATCGCGGGAAAGACTTTCTGGCATGTGCTGATCATCCTGAGCCTGATGTGTCCGCCTTTCCTTGGCGCGTACAGCTGGATCATCCTTTTCGGCAATGCCGGTATTGTAACACAGTTCATGAGCAACCTGTTCGGATTCCAGATGCCCACCATATACGGGCAGGGTGGTATCTGCGCTGTATTCACGCTCAAGCTTTTCCCGTATGTTTACCTGTATGTATCCGGCGCTATGGGTTCCATTGACCGCAGTGTGGAAGAATGCGCGGAGAACCTGGGATCCGGCAAGCTGCGCAGACTGCTGACGGTGACGGTACCGGTGGTTCTGCCTTCCATTGCCGCAGGCGCACTGATGGTATTCATGACCGCCCTGGCGGACTATGGTACACCCGGTATCCTTGCGGGCGGAGATTTCCGTACATTGCCGACGCTGATCTATAACGAATACCTGTCCGAGACCGGCGGAAACGCCAACCTGGCCAGCGCGATCTCCATGATCATCGTGATCATTTCGCTGCTGATCCTCTTTATCCAGAAAGCATGGGTTGCCAAGCGGAACTATACCATGTCAGCGCTTCGGCCGCCGCAGATCATAGAATACAAGGGATACAAACGCTTCCTGGTTACCCTGCCGGTTGCGATCGTAAGCCTGATCGCGTTCATCCCGCAGATGGTGGTTGTACTGTGCTCCTTTGTGAAGACCAACTATTCCAACTTCGTCTTTGAGGAAGGTTTCACGCTTGAGCATTATGCTGAACTGAGCCGGAGCCTGACATCCCAGATCAAAAACACATTCGTATTCTCCACTGTCGCCATTGTGATCATCCTGATCCTTGGTATCCTGATGAGCTATGTGATCGTCAGGAGAAGAGGGAAGACCGGCGGTGCCCTGGATATGCTGATGATGGCTCCGTACGTTATTCCCGGTTCCGTGCTCGGCCTCTGCTATATCGTCGCGTTCAATAATCTGGGAAGAACGCCTGAGGGAACGGTGATCAAACTGACCGGTACGGCGGCGATCATCATCATTTCCATGATCATCCGCAAGATGCCGTATACAGTACGATCGGGCAGCGCGTACCTGATGCAGATGGATCCAAGTGTTGAGGAAGCATCCATCAACCTGGGCGTCTCCCCGATGAAAACCTTCATCCGGGTTACTGCCCGCCTGATGCTGCCCGGAGTCCTTTCCGGCGCGATCATCAGCTGGGTTACCTGCATCAACGAACTATCGACTTCCATTATGTTGTATACGGGCAAGACAATGACCATCACCATTGCCGCCTATACCAATATCGTCCGGAATTCCGTAGGCACAGGCGCCGCCCTTGCCTCCATCCTGACGCTGACAAGCGGTGTGCTGCTGATCATTGTGTTCAGGGCCAGCAAGGGCAAGGTCAGCTTCGTATAA
- a CDS encoding ABC transporter ATP-binding protein: MSHAVIVDHAVKTYGDFTAVNGISLTINPGEFFTLLGPSGCGKTTLLRMIAGFNTVDGGEIRFDDKVINNVPAHKRDIGMVFQNYAIFPHLNVADNVAYGLKARHVPKAEIGPRVEEALKMVQIDQLSTRKPNELSGGQQQRVALARAFVIEPSVLLMDEPLSNLDAKLRVQMRTTIKKLQRRLGITTVYVTHDQEEALAISDRIAVMNQGNIMQIGTPEEIYRKPANPFVANFIGVSNFIDCNVKTSQGSAEVNLPGNYSISIPVSREYSGEAILSARPEQLFFDEKGIPGKINMSIFLGDFIQYEVELTTGQVIELNEYTKDVSEIRHDGEEVHISMNPAQVSLYEKESKEVLSC; encoded by the coding sequence ATGAGCCATGCCGTTATTGTTGACCATGCTGTAAAAACATATGGAGATTTTACCGCCGTAAACGGAATCAGCCTTACAATTAACCCCGGCGAGTTTTTTACCCTGCTGGGCCCTTCCGGATGCGGAAAAACCACACTGCTGAGGATGATCGCCGGTTTCAACACGGTGGACGGCGGTGAGATCCGCTTTGATGACAAAGTGATCAATAATGTACCCGCACATAAGCGGGATATAGGTATGGTATTCCAGAACTATGCCATTTTCCCGCATCTGAACGTGGCTGACAACGTCGCGTACGGCCTGAAGGCCCGGCATGTGCCCAAGGCGGAAATCGGGCCCAGGGTAGAGGAAGCGCTGAAAATGGTCCAGATCGACCAGCTGAGCACCCGGAAACCCAACGAGCTTTCCGGCGGACAACAGCAGCGGGTCGCACTGGCACGCGCATTTGTTATTGAACCCAGCGTTCTGCTGATGGATGAACCCCTGTCCAACCTGGACGCCAAACTGAGGGTCCAGATGAGGACAACGATCAAAAAGCTGCAGAGAAGGCTTGGTATCACAACGGTTTATGTGACGCATGACCAGGAGGAGGCCCTGGCCATCTCCGACCGGATCGCCGTCATGAACCAGGGAAATATCATGCAGATCGGTACGCCGGAAGAGATTTACCGGAAGCCGGCCAATCCCTTTGTGGCAAACTTCATCGGTGTCAGCAATTTCATTGACTGCAATGTAAAAACAAGCCAGGGAAGCGCAGAGGTCAACCTGCCGGGTAATTATTCCATTTCCATCCCGGTTTCCAGGGAATACAGCGGGGAAGCGATCCTTTCCGCCCGTCCGGAACAGCTGTTCTTTGACGAAAAGGGTATCCCCGGCAAAATCAACATGTCCATTTTCCTGGGTGACTTTATCCAGTATGAAGTTGAACTGACGACAGGCCAGGTTATCGAACTGAATGAATATACCAAGGACGTCAGTGAAATACGGCATGACGGGGAAGAAGTCCATATCAGCATGAATCCTGCACAGGTGAGCCTTTATGAGAAGGAATCCAAGGAGGTGCTCTCATGCTGA
- a CDS encoding extracellular solute-binding protein, which produces MKKFISLFLAVLMVFGLFTAVHAEKAPEEYAGTLTIYSPHDADPLNAGVAGFEAKYPNVKVEIVADGTGNLLNRIKAEAAAPEADILWGGGADSLAAYKEYFQSYKPSCIDLIDPSLYDPECLWIGESPLPMVFLVNTDLVAEADIPQSWKDLADPKWEKKIAMADPASSGSAYTQLNTMLMIYGQVEDDYAAGWEFVKGLMNNLVIQSGSSGAHKNVDSGEYPIGITLEKAAVQYDLENGHLKMIYPTDGTSAVPDGIAIVKDCKNLELAQLFVEYALSAECQEAQNKDYGRRPIRSDVTPVGLEPLSSITLMNYNFDYAGANKADIVEKWQDAVVGD; this is translated from the coding sequence ATGAAAAAGTTTATTTCACTATTTTTGGCTGTTCTGATGGTATTCGGCCTTTTTACTGCTGTACACGCAGAAAAAGCTCCTGAAGAATATGCCGGTACACTGACCATTTATTCCCCCCATGATGCTGATCCCCTCAACGCCGGTGTTGCCGGTTTTGAAGCCAAGTATCCGAACGTCAAGGTTGAGATCGTTGCCGACGGTACCGGCAACCTGCTGAACAGAATCAAGGCCGAGGCGGCCGCGCCGGAAGCTGACATCCTGTGGGGCGGCGGAGCTGACTCCCTGGCAGCCTACAAGGAATATTTCCAGAGCTACAAGCCTTCCTGCATCGACCTGATCGATCCCAGCCTGTATGATCCGGAATGCCTGTGGATCGGTGAATCCCCCCTGCCCATGGTCTTCCTCGTGAATACCGACCTGGTGGCCGAGGCTGATATTCCCCAGAGCTGGAAGGATCTTGCGGATCCCAAGTGGGAAAAGAAGATCGCCATGGCTGATCCCGCTTCCTCCGGTTCCGCTTACACCCAGCTGAACACCATGCTGATGATCTACGGCCAGGTTGAAGATGACTACGCTGCCGGCTGGGAATTTGTCAAGGGCCTGATGAACAACCTGGTGATCCAGTCCGGTTCTTCCGGCGCCCACAAGAACGTGGACTCCGGCGAATATCCGATCGGTATCACCCTTGAAAAGGCTGCCGTCCAGTACGACCTGGAGAACGGCCACCTGAAGATGATCTATCCCACCGATGGTACCTCCGCTGTTCCGGACGGTATCGCCATCGTGAAGGACTGCAAGAACCTGGAACTGGCTCAGCTGTTTGTTGAATACGCCCTGAGCGCTGAATGCCAGGAAGCCCAGAACAAGGACTACGGACGCCGCCCGATCCGCAGCGACGTCACGCCTGTGGGTCTTGAACCCCTGAGCAGCATCACCCTGATGAACTACAACTTCGACTATGCCGGCGCCAATAAGGCCGACATCGTTGAAAAGTGGCAGGATGCTGTTGTAGGTGACTAA
- a CDS encoding RsmB/NOP family class I SAM-dependent RNA methyltransferase, with the protein MKTELPEAFVRRMREQLDDELSAFLHALDEDPVRGIRFNPRKETEAADPLRTGERVPWEENGYYLEADSNAGSMILHEVGAFYIQEPGAMMPAAVLAAKPGEKVLDLCAAPGGKSTQIGCAMQGEGLLVCNEPVPKRAAILSRNVERMGLPNALVTCAKPEQLAEKWEEGFDAVLVDAPCSGEGMFRRDPETRNEWTAEKAEGCAERQREILKEAARLVRPGGRLVYSTCTYNPQENEDNAAWFAREFPEFHPEGFSLPGIDAPDGIYTCYPHRIKGEGQFAALFRKNGNEEPDIREDQSLPVPSKNDKALFRQLFPELPEPNRILGSTFISMPELPDVKGIRILRAGLHLGEVKGKVAVPDHAAAVCFNRPDMPVKELNADEAARYMNGETISSEENGWILMSYRGLVLGWGKGSGGIIKNHYPKGLRGPYYIP; encoded by the coding sequence ATGAAAACAGAGTTACCGGAAGCGTTTGTCCGGAGAATGCGGGAACAGCTCGACGATGAGCTGTCCGCTTTTTTGCATGCGCTGGATGAGGATCCGGTAAGGGGAATCCGTTTCAATCCGCGGAAAGAGACGGAAGCAGCTGATCCGCTGAGAACCGGGGAACGTGTTCCCTGGGAAGAAAACGGATATTACCTGGAAGCTGATTCCAACGCCGGATCCATGATCCTGCATGAGGTCGGCGCGTTTTATATCCAGGAGCCCGGTGCCATGATGCCGGCGGCGGTGCTGGCCGCGAAGCCGGGGGAAAAAGTATTGGATCTTTGTGCCGCCCCGGGCGGGAAATCCACCCAGATCGGCTGTGCCATGCAAGGGGAGGGGCTCCTGGTCTGCAATGAACCGGTCCCGAAGCGTGCGGCCATCCTGAGCCGGAATGTGGAACGCATGGGACTGCCCAACGCGCTTGTGACCTGCGCAAAGCCCGAACAGCTGGCAGAAAAATGGGAAGAAGGGTTTGACGCGGTCCTGGTGGACGCCCCCTGTTCCGGCGAAGGCATGTTCCGGCGGGATCCTGAAACGAGGAATGAATGGACAGCGGAAAAAGCGGAAGGCTGCGCGGAAAGGCAGCGAGAAATCCTGAAAGAAGCCGCCAGACTGGTCAGGCCGGGCGGCAGGCTTGTGTATTCCACCTGCACCTATAATCCACAGGAAAATGAAGACAATGCTGCCTGGTTTGCGAGGGAGTTTCCGGAATTCCATCCGGAAGGATTCTCCCTGCCGGGAATTGACGCTCCGGACGGAATCTATACCTGTTATCCGCACCGGATAAAAGGAGAAGGGCAGTTTGCCGCCCTGTTCCGGAAAAACGGAAATGAAGAACCAGATATAAGGGAAGACCAATCGCTTCCTGTGCCCTCAAAAAATGACAAAGCCCTTTTCAGACAGCTTTTTCCCGAACTGCCTGAACCGAACCGTATTCTTGGAAGCACCTTCATTTCCATGCCGGAACTCCCGGACGTGAAGGGGATCCGCATTCTTCGGGCCGGTCTTCACCTGGGAGAAGTGAAGGGAAAAGTCGCCGTACCGGATCACGCGGCGGCGGTCTGTTTCAACAGGCCTGATATGCCTGTAAAAGAATTGAACGCTGATGAAGCCGCACGGTATATGAACGGGGAAACCATATCTTCAGAAGAGAACGGCTGGATCCTGATGTCCTACCGGGGACTTGTGCTCGGATGGGGAAAGGGAAGCGGCGGCATCATCAAAAACCATTATCCCAAAGGACTCCGGGGGCCGTACTACATACCGTAA
- a CDS encoding nucleotide-binding protein codes for MNQLTGDKRYLVLTGNYGSGKTELSLNLALSFAKQYKTTLVDLDIVNPYFRSGEKAEEMRAAGIRMLMPTYAMTTVDIPALPAEIQSVFEVPSDRVVFDVGGDDTGAAALGRYYPSFMARRDDTLVMFVVNCMRPLTRETDEIIDLAQRIQNRGRLKIDVLINNTNLADQTEPGMVEAGEKTVLSCAEKLGISRVFTTGKKDVLEQCRLETPTMIMKRYMAPEWMEDL; via the coding sequence ATGAACCAGCTGACAGGCGATAAACGGTATCTCGTGCTGACCGGTAACTACGGAAGCGGCAAGACAGAACTCTCGCTGAACCTGGCACTGTCGTTCGCAAAACAGTATAAGACCACGCTGGTTGACCTTGATATTGTGAATCCCTATTTTCGGAGCGGCGAAAAGGCTGAGGAAATGCGCGCGGCGGGGATCCGGATGCTGATGCCCACTTACGCCATGACGACTGTTGATATCCCAGCACTGCCCGCGGAAATCCAGAGCGTATTTGAAGTACCATCAGACCGGGTTGTGTTTGACGTGGGCGGCGATGATACAGGCGCGGCTGCCCTTGGCCGGTATTATCCCTCCTTTATGGCCCGCAGGGATGACACGCTTGTGATGTTTGTGGTCAACTGCATGCGGCCGCTGACAAGGGAAACAGACGAGATCATCGACCTGGCACAACGGATCCAGAACCGGGGAAGACTGAAGATCGATGTGCTGATCAACAACACCAACCTGGCAGACCAGACAGAACCGGGCATGGTGGAAGCCGGAGAAAAGACGGTTCTTTCCTGCGCGGAAAAGCTGGGAATCAGCAGGGTTTTCACCACCGGGAAAAAGGACGTGCTGGAACAGTGCCGCCTGGAAACACCGACAATGATCATGAAACGGTATATGGCACCGGAATGGATGGAAGACTTATGA